In the Helianthus annuus cultivar XRQ/B chromosome 11, HanXRQr2.0-SUNRISE, whole genome shotgun sequence genome, one interval contains:
- the LOC110926469 gene encoding uncharacterized protein At4g06598, whose protein sequence is MAMANSKGPSTMRSMMYNGKHSLLPPKSPFPSTAPSYADYVSNSAIGPKGPPKYRDVNPHHQRTSSESFLIEEQPSWLDDLLNEPETPPVRRGHRRSSSDSFTYMEAANAAYNEYQAQTENRLRNLTSAPSWGSQDFDLYKDFRNPGSFYAEPNAMIKSKNRGAWDLPQNASKHNFVHQASVSLSASREGDGNTSIATNKKEAVESARQDADASERKDSYSNKGSVSDTDTKRAKQQFAQRSRVRKLQYIAELEKNVQALQAEGSEVSAEVEFLNQQSLILGMENKALKQRLDNLAQEQLIKYMEHEVLERELGRLRALYQQQQQPPQPIRRTASKDKLDAQFSNLSLKNNSGSMSDVSGPLHI, encoded by the exons ATGGCTATGGCAAACTCAAAGGGACCTTCAACAATGAGAAGTATGATGTACAACGGAAAGCACTCATTACTCCCCCCTAAAAGTCCATTTCCCAGCACTGCTCCATCGTACGCTGATTACGTCTCAAATTCCGCAATTGGGCCAAAAGGACCACCGAAGTACAGAGATGTAAATCCACATCATCAACGTACTTCCTCTGAAAGCTTTCTGATTGAAGAACAACCTTCTTGGCTTGATGATCTTCTTAACGAACCAGAAACACCACCTGTAAGAAGAGGACATCGGCGATCATCAAGTGACTCTTTCACATACATGGAAGCTGCTAATGCTGCTTACAATGAATATCAAGCACAAACTGAAAACAGATTGAGAAATTTGACTTCTGCTCCTTCATGGGGATCTCAAGActttgatttatataaagatttTCGAAATCCGGGGTCTTTCTATGCTGAGCCAAACGCAATGATTAAAAGTAAGAACCGCGGGGCATGGGATTTACCACAAAATGCTTCAAAACATAACTTTGTTCATCAAGCTTCTGTATCTTTGAGTGCTTCACGAGAGGGTGATGGGAATACATCCATTGCAACTAATAAGAAAGAAGCAGTTGAATCTGCACGACAAGATGCAGATGCTTCTGAAAGAAAGGATTCTTATAGCAACAAGGGTTCTGTATCAGATACAGACACAAAACGTGCCAAACA GCAATTTGCTCAACGTTCACGGGTGCGAAAGCTTCagtacatcgctgagctggaaaAGAATGTACAGGCTTTACAG GCAGAAGGTTCTGAAGTTTCTGCTGAGGTGGAATTTCTAAACCAACAAAGTCTTATTCTGGGCATGGAGAATAAAGCGCTGAAACAACGGTTGGATAATTTGGCTCAGGAGCAACTTATCAAGTACA TGGAGCATGAAGTTCTAGAGAGAGAGCTAGGAAGACTGCGAGCTTTAtatcagcaacagcaacaaccaccTCAGCCAATCCGGCGTACTGCCAGCAAGGATAAGCTCGATGCTCAATTCTCAAACCTATCTTTGAAAAACAACTCTGGTTCTATGAGTGATGTTTCCGGTCCCCTTCACATTTGA